Proteins from a single region of Arctopsyche grandis isolate Sample6627 chromosome 1, ASM5162203v2, whole genome shotgun sequence:
- the LOC143916079 gene encoding uncharacterized protein LOC143916079 — protein sequence MLLSKLMKSTIDQLTIHINEKYYWTDSTVALHWIRGESCKWTTFVANRVAEIQSISQPIEWYHVSSTDNPADLISRGTQPSELNHNSLWWDGPSWLKLDESRWPRRPPEITIDLPERRVVTNATLVRENNWIDKHSHLPRLLRVLSYVRRPLRNKQLNVKENNEPSALELKDALNNLIRLSQMESFPLEYRLLSKGHPIPSSSKLAKLSPLFHENLICVGSRLPLGTTLSTSPIILSNKHKLTHMIVRDAHLKYIHLGTQALLSLLRQTYWPLAGHNTVKGVVRSCVICFRNKPLSHNRLMGLLPLERTTANFPFSHVGIDFAGPFPVKSGCNKNSKIIKGYVCVFVCFSSKAVHLELVGDLTSSNFLNCLRRFVARRGRPNTIYSDNATNFVGASRELVNLVKLIYERPHEEKLLRYVASEGIRWKFNPPRAPHMGGLWEAAVKSMKIHLNKVLKATTLNFESFCTVLTQIEACMNSRPLSPLSSDPLDLLPLTPGHFLIGRSLLALPMEVKYNTNVHANLLQIQLTTAAFWKRWSAEYLHSLQLRHKWKKDSSNNLSVGQMVLLKEEHMLPTRWVLGRVTKLYPGPDGRVRVVDVFTASGEFRRSSHLVAPLPILPQGPLDRKEDQQEGGETAASIPSTSVA from the coding sequence atgttattatcaaagttaatgaagtcaacaatagaccaattaacaattcatattaatgaaaaatattattggacggattcaaccgtcgcattgcattggattagaggagagtcatgtaaatggaccaccttcgttgccaatcgagtggccgaaatccaatcaatatctcaacccattgagtggtaccatgtctcctctacagacaatccagcagatttaatttctcgagggactcaaccatcagaattaaatcataattcgttatggtgggacggccctagttggttgaaattagacgaatcacgatggcctcgaagacctcctgagatcacaatagatcttccagagagaagggtagtcactaacgctacccttgtgagggaaaataattggatagataaacattctcatcttccaagactccttcgagttttatcatatgttcgtcggccactaaggaataaacaattaaacgttaaagaaaataacgaaccgtccgctttagaattaaaagatgctttaaataatttgataaggttatcgcaaatggaatcatttccattggaatatcgtttgctgagcaagggacatccaattcccagtagcagtaaattagctaaattgtcccctctattccacgagaatttaatttgtgttggaagtagacttcctctgggaacaactctatcaacgtcacccattatcttgtcaaataagcataaacttacacacatgattgtccgagatgcgcacttgaaatatattcacttgggtactcaagccttactgtcgttattgcggcagacctattggccattggccggacataatactgtcaaaggagtggtgcgttcatgtgtcatttgtttcagaaataaaccactgtcacacaatagattaatgggattactcccgcttgaacgtaccactgcgaattttcctttcagtcatgtggggatagacttcgcaggaccttttcctgtgaagagtggttgcaataagaattctaagataattaagggttacgtttgtgtctttgtgtgtttttccagtaaggcagttcacttggaacttgtcggagacttaacgagttcaaatttcttaaattgtttaagaagattcgtagccagacgtggcaggcccaatacgatatattccgacaatgctactaattttgtcggtgcaagtcgtgaactcgttaatttagtaaaattaatttacgaacgtcctcatgaggagaagctactacggtatgtagcctccgaagggattcgttggaagtttaacccgccaagggcgcctcacatgggagggctgtgggaagcagcggttaaatccatgaagattcatttaaacaaggtgttaaaggccaccaccttaaatttcgaatcattttgtacggtattgactcaaatagaagcttgcatgaattcccgtcctcttagtcccttgtcttcggatccactagaccttttacccctcacacctggacatttcttaattggcagatccttactcgctcttccaatggaggttaaatataacactaatgtccatgccaatctgcttcagatacaattgaccacagcagcattttggaaacgttggtcggcggaatatttacattctttgcagttacgacacaaatggaagaaggactcgagcaacaatctgagtgtgggtcaaatggtcctgttaaaggaggaacacatgctgccaacccgatgggtcttgggtcgagtcactaaattgtatcccggaccagatggcagagttcgagtcgtcgacgtctttactgccagcggagagtttcgtcggtccagtcatctagtggcgccattgccgattctaccacaaggaccacttgacaggaaggaagatcagcaagagggaggagaaacagcagcttcaattccgtcaacttcggtagcttag